From a single Hippoglossus stenolepis isolate QCI-W04-F060 chromosome 2, HSTE1.2, whole genome shotgun sequence genomic region:
- the LOC118101449 gene encoding serine protease VLSP-3-like, producing MLLKLPHTVVGITPVRAPDCQHPPRRGAVVQVAGHASTTVGPYNTRQPGSSATLQCADMDVIDCPYQQWICAFRHGVDICRGDSGGGVVYQGRIHGVIVLGHPTHACAAPARFMNLCHLPYLKWITDTIKPPGAASG from the exons ATGTTACTGAAGCTGCCTCATACAGTTGTAGGTATCACACCTGTACGAGCTCCCGACTGTCAACATCCTCCCAGGAG agGCGCTGTGGTTCAGGTTGCAGGTCACGCTTCCACAACAGTTGGCCCATATAATACAAGAC AACCTGGTTCTTCAGCAACTCTGCAATGTGCTGATATGGACGTCATCGACTGTCCATATCAGCAGTGGATCTGTGCCTTTAGACATGGGGTGGATATATGTCGC GGTGACTCTGGTGGAGGAGTGGTGTACCAGGGCAGGATTCATGGTGTCATTGTACTGGGTCATCCTACACATGCCTGTGCTGCACCAGCTAGATTTATGAACCTCTGTCATCTGCCATACTTGAAGTGGATCACAGATACTATCAAGCCACCAGGAGCAGCTTCTGGCTAA